The following proteins are encoded in a genomic region of Brachypodium distachyon strain Bd21 chromosome 1, Brachypodium_distachyon_v3.0, whole genome shotgun sequence:
- the LOC100838241 gene encoding cysteine-rich receptor-like protein kinase 10 isoform X1, translating into MSTRGSKTIPELQFDRLNTNFSDSICEDQFGILYKGKMDDTEIAVKELTESTEKIFKEEVQNMMAPEHENIARLVGFCSEGRSVHERPLLCYEYLPSILMTLDCYLFAFTPIYAAEGSASSSAEHGVHWDERFTIVKGICQGLCCLHKLRVIHLDLKPANIWLDENKVPKIGCFELYRFFGQGEIIKFTGSVAGSNGYMAPEYVHDGKISAQADIYSLGLMIIEITTGVKKSRAIGQPSARKYIDEIRKEWTPEHIASQYPSYDAERLQQVYACIKVGLECVQLDREKRPLIGAIVDRLNAS; encoded by the exons ATGTCCACCAGAGGGAGCAAGACCATCCCCGAACTACAATTTGACCGTTTGAATACGAACTTCTCTGATAGTATTTGTGAAGATCAATTTGGGATACTTTATAAG GGAAAAATGGATGACACGGAAATTGCTGTGAAGGAACTTACGGAATCAACTGAAAAAATATTTAAGGAGGAGGTTCAGAATATGATGGCACCCGAACATGAAAACATAGCACGATTGGTCGGATTCTGCTCGGAAGGAAGATCTGTTCATGAAAGGCCGTTACTCTGCTATGAGTATTTACCTAGTATTCTTATGACCCTTGACTGTTATCTTTTTG CTTTTACACCGATATATGCAGCTGAGGGTTCAGCCTCCTCTTCGGCTGAACACGGTGTCCATTGGGACGAACGCTTCACAATAGTCAAGGGGATTTGCCAGGGTTTATGTTGTCTGCACAAGCTGCGCGTTATCCATCTGGATCTCAAGCCGGCAAATATATGGCTGGATGAAAACAAGGTGCCCAAAATTGGGTGTTTTGAACTCTACAGATTCTTTGGCCAAGGAGAGATTATAAAGTTCACAGGATCAGTTGCGGGATCAAA TGGATACATGGCTCCAGAATATGTACACGATGGTAAAATATCGGCCCAAGCCGACATATATAGTTTAGGCCTAATGATAATCGAGATCACCACAGGAGTGAAGAAAAGTCGGGCGATTGGCCAACCGTCCGCAAGGAAATACATTGATGAA ATACGTAAAGAATGGACACCAGAGCACATAGCATCCCAGTACCCATCGTATGATGCAGAAAGGCTCCAGcaagtatatgcatgcataaaaGTTGGGCTAGAATGTGTGCAGCTTGATCGGGAAAAAAGGCCTCTCATAGGGGCAATTGTTGACAGGCTCAATGCAAGCTAA
- the LOC100838241 gene encoding cysteine-rich receptor-like protein kinase 10 isoform X2, translated as MSTRGSKTIPELQFDRLNTNFSDSICEDQFGILYKGKMDDTEIAVKELTESTEKIFKEEVQNMMAPEHENIARLVGFCSEGRSVHERPLLCYEYLPSILMTLDCYLFAEGSASSSAEHGVHWDERFTIVKGICQGLCCLHKLRVIHLDLKPANIWLDENKVPKIGCFELYRFFGQGEIIKFTGSVAGSNGYMAPEYVHDGKISAQADIYSLGLMIIEITTGVKKSRAIGQPSARKYIDEIRKEWTPEHIASQYPSYDAERLQQVYACIKVGLECVQLDREKRPLIGAIVDRLNAS; from the exons ATGTCCACCAGAGGGAGCAAGACCATCCCCGAACTACAATTTGACCGTTTGAATACGAACTTCTCTGATAGTATTTGTGAAGATCAATTTGGGATACTTTATAAG GGAAAAATGGATGACACGGAAATTGCTGTGAAGGAACTTACGGAATCAACTGAAAAAATATTTAAGGAGGAGGTTCAGAATATGATGGCACCCGAACATGAAAACATAGCACGATTGGTCGGATTCTGCTCGGAAGGAAGATCTGTTCATGAAAGGCCGTTACTCTGCTATGAGTATTTACCTAGTATTCTTATGACCCTTGACTGTTATCTTTTTG CTGAGGGTTCAGCCTCCTCTTCGGCTGAACACGGTGTCCATTGGGACGAACGCTTCACAATAGTCAAGGGGATTTGCCAGGGTTTATGTTGTCTGCACAAGCTGCGCGTTATCCATCTGGATCTCAAGCCGGCAAATATATGGCTGGATGAAAACAAGGTGCCCAAAATTGGGTGTTTTGAACTCTACAGATTCTTTGGCCAAGGAGAGATTATAAAGTTCACAGGATCAGTTGCGGGATCAAA TGGATACATGGCTCCAGAATATGTACACGATGGTAAAATATCGGCCCAAGCCGACATATATAGTTTAGGCCTAATGATAATCGAGATCACCACAGGAGTGAAGAAAAGTCGGGCGATTGGCCAACCGTCCGCAAGGAAATACATTGATGAA ATACGTAAAGAATGGACACCAGAGCACATAGCATCCCAGTACCCATCGTATGATGCAGAAAGGCTCCAGcaagtatatgcatgcataaaaGTTGGGCTAGAATGTGTGCAGCTTGATCGGGAAAAAAGGCCTCTCATAGGGGCAATTGTTGACAGGCTCAATGCAAGCTAA